A window of the Mesobacillus boroniphilus genome harbors these coding sequences:
- a CDS encoding 50S ribosomal protein L7ae-like protein: MSYEKVAQAKKIIVGSKQTVKALKAGEVIELVIAKDADMKVTANLLQTAREMNTAITYVDSMKKLGKACGIAVGASAVAITK, from the coding sequence ATGTCTTATGAAAAAGTAGCTCAGGCTAAAAAGATAATAGTAGGATCAAAGCAAACAGTGAAAGCACTGAAGGCTGGCGAAGTAATCGAACTGGTCATCGCGAAGGATGCTGACATGAAAGTGACAGCGAATCTATTGCAAACTGCCAGGGAAATGAACACCGCCATCACTTATGTCGACTCTATGAAAAAATTAGGGAAGGCATGCGGGATTGCCGTAGGAGCTTCAGCTGTAGCGATTACCAAGTAA
- the rpsL gene encoding 30S ribosomal protein S12 codes for MPTINQLVRKPRSSKEEKSKSPALNKGYNSFKKAQTNVSSPQKRGVCTRVGTMTPKKPNSALRKYARVRLTNGIEVTAYIPGIGHNLQEHSVVLIRGGRVKDLPGVRYHIVRGALDTAGVNNRMQGRSKYGTKRPKAAKK; via the coding sequence ATGCCTACAATTAACCAATTAGTGCGCAAGCCACGTAGCTCAAAAGAGGAGAAGTCAAAATCTCCGGCGCTAAATAAAGGTTACAACAGCTTCAAAAAAGCACAAACTAACGTTTCATCTCCACAAAAGCGTGGTGTATGTACTCGTGTTGGTACTATGACTCCAAAGAAGCCGAACTCAGCGTTGCGTAAATACGCTCGTGTACGTTTGACTAACGGAATCGAGGTAACAGCTTATATCCCTGGTATCGGGCACAACCTTCAAGAACACAGTGTTGTTCTTATCCGTGGAGGACGTGTAAAGGACTTACCGGGTGTACGTTACCACATCGTTCGTGGTGCTCTTGATACTGCTGGTGTTAACAACCGTATGCAGGGCCGTTCTAAGTACGGTACTAAGAGACCAAAAGCAGCAAAGAAATAA
- the rpsG gene encoding 30S ribosomal protein S7, with amino-acid sequence MPRKGPVAKRDVLPDPIYNSKLITRLINKMMIDGKRGKSQKILYSAFDIIRERSGKEPIEVFDAALKNIMPVLEVKARRVGGANYQVPVEVRADRRTTLGLRWLVNYSRLRGEKTMEERLANEILDAANNTGASVKKREDTHKMAEANKAFAHYRW; translated from the coding sequence ATGCCACGTAAAGGTCCAGTTGCAAAGAGAGACGTATTGCCGGATCCGATTTATAACTCAAAGCTTATCACTCGTTTGATCAACAAGATGATGATCGATGGTAAGAGAGGTAAATCACAAAAGATCCTTTATTCAGCTTTTGATATCATTCGTGAGCGTTCAGGCAAAGAGCCTATCGAAGTATTCGATGCAGCTCTTAAGAACATCATGCCTGTTCTAGAAGTAAAAGCACGCCGTGTAGGTGGAGCTAACTACCAAGTACCAGTTGAGGTGCGCGCAGACCGCCGTACAACTCTTGGTCTTCGTTGGTTAGTAAACTACTCACGTCTTCGTGGGGAAAAGACAATGGAAGAGCGTCTTGCTAACGAAATTCTTGACGCTGCTAACAACACTGGTGCTTCTGTTAAGAAGCGCGAAGATACACACAAAATGGCGGAAGCAAACAAAGCATTCGCTCACTATCGTTGGTAG
- the fusA gene encoding elongation factor G, which produces MAREFSLEKTRNIGIMAHIDAGKTTTTERVLYYTGRIHKIGETHEGASQMDWMEQEQERGITITSAATTASWKEHRVNIIDTPGHVDFTVEVERSLRVLDGAVAVLDAQSGVEPQTETVWRQATTYGVPRVVFVNKMDKLGADFLYSVSTIHDRLQANAHPIQLPIGAEDEFEAIIDLVEMRAIFYGNDLGTEITVGEIPEEYMAQAEEYREKLVEAVAELDEELMEKYLGGEELTVEEIKAAIRKGTTNVEFYPVICGSAFKNKGVQLMLDAVIDYLPSPLDVPSIQGHLPDTDEVVERHSDDSEPFSALAFKVMTDPYVGKLTFFRVYSGTLESGSYVQNSTKGKRERIGRILQMHANSRQEISKVYAGDIAAAVGLKDTTTGDTLCDEKSLVILESMQFPEPVIQLSVEPKSKADQDKMTTALQKLQEEDPTFRAHTDQETGQVIIAGMGELHLDIIVDRMKREFKVEANVGAPQVAYRETFRESASVEGKFARQSGGRGQFGHVWIEFSPNEEGKGFEFENGIVGGVVPREYIPAVQAGLEDALDRGVLAGYPLVDIKARLFDGSYHDVDSSEMAFKIAASMALKNAASKCKPVILEPVMRVEVVIPEEYLGDIMGMITARRGRVEGMDARGNAQVVRAMVPLSEMFGYATALRSSTQGRGVFSMHFDHYEEVPKSVSEEIIKKNKGE; this is translated from the coding sequence ATGGCAAGAGAGTTCTCCTTAGAAAAAACTCGTAATATTGGAATCATGGCTCACATTGATGCTGGTAAAACAACAACAACTGAGCGTGTTCTTTATTATACTGGCCGTATTCACAAAATCGGCGAAACACACGAAGGTGCTTCTCAAATGGACTGGATGGAGCAGGAACAAGAGCGTGGTATCACGATCACTTCTGCTGCAACAACAGCTTCTTGGAAAGAACACCGCGTAAACATCATCGATACACCAGGACACGTAGACTTCACTGTTGAAGTTGAACGTTCACTTCGTGTACTTGATGGTGCAGTAGCAGTACTTGACGCACAGTCAGGTGTTGAGCCTCAAACAGAAACAGTTTGGCGCCAGGCTACAACTTATGGAGTTCCACGTGTAGTATTCGTTAACAAAATGGATAAGCTAGGCGCGGACTTCCTATACTCTGTATCAACTATTCATGATCGTCTTCAAGCTAACGCTCACCCGATCCAACTTCCGATCGGTGCTGAAGATGAGTTCGAAGCAATCATCGACTTAGTTGAAATGAGAGCAATCTTCTACGGTAATGACCTTGGAACAGAAATCACTGTTGGGGAAATTCCAGAAGAATATATGGCTCAAGCTGAAGAATATCGTGAAAAGTTAGTTGAAGCGGTAGCTGAGCTTGATGAAGAGTTAATGGAAAAATATCTTGGCGGAGAAGAGCTTACAGTCGAAGAGATCAAAGCTGCAATCCGTAAAGGTACTACAAATGTTGAGTTCTACCCAGTTATCTGTGGTTCAGCATTCAAAAACAAAGGTGTTCAGTTGATGCTTGATGCAGTAATCGACTACCTTCCATCTCCGTTGGATGTACCTTCTATTCAAGGTCACCTTCCAGATACAGATGAAGTGGTTGAGCGTCATTCAGATGACAGCGAGCCTTTCTCAGCACTAGCTTTCAAAGTTATGACTGACCCTTATGTTGGTAAGTTAACATTCTTCCGCGTTTACTCTGGTACTCTTGAGTCTGGTTCTTATGTCCAGAACTCAACTAAAGGAAAGCGTGAGCGTATTGGACGTATCCTTCAGATGCACGCGAACAGCCGTCAGGAAATCTCAAAGGTTTACGCTGGCGACATCGCTGCAGCTGTTGGTTTGAAAGATACAACTACTGGTGACACTCTATGTGATGAAAAGTCTCTAGTTATTCTTGAATCCATGCAGTTCCCAGAGCCTGTAATCCAGTTATCAGTTGAGCCTAAGTCAAAAGCTGACCAGGACAAGATGACAACTGCATTGCAAAAGCTTCAAGAAGAAGATCCTACATTCCGCGCACACACTGACCAGGAAACTGGACAGGTTATCATCGCTGGAATGGGTGAGCTTCACCTTGACATCATCGTTGACCGCATGAAGCGCGAATTTAAAGTGGAAGCTAACGTAGGTGCGCCTCAGGTTGCATACCGTGAAACTTTCCGCGAATCAGCTTCTGTTGAAGGTAAATTTGCACGTCAGTCTGGTGGACGTGGTCAATTCGGACACGTTTGGATCGAATTCTCTCCAAACGAAGAAGGAAAAGGTTTCGAATTCGAGAACGGCATCGTCGGTGGTGTAGTTCCACGTGAATACATCCCAGCTGTTCAAGCTGGTCTTGAAGATGCTCTAGATCGCGGAGTTCTTGCAGGATATCCACTTGTTGACATCAAGGCAAGACTGTTTGACGGTTCTTACCACGATGTTGACTCCTCTGAAATGGCGTTTAAAATCGCTGCTTCAATGGCACTTAAGAATGCTGCTTCCAAGTGTAAGCCAGTCATCCTTGAGCCAGTCATGAGGGTTGAAGTTGTTATCCCTGAAGAATACCTTGGAGATATCATGGGTATGATTACCGCTCGTCGCGGACGCGTCGAAGGTATGGATGCTCGTGGTAACGCACAAGTTGTCCGTGCGATGGTTCCACTTTCAGAAATGTTCGGTTATGCAACTGCTCTTCGTTCAAGCACACAAGGCCGCGGTGTATTCTCAATGCACTTCGACCACTACGAAGAAGTTCCTAAATCTGTTTCTGAAGAAATCATCAAAAAAAATAAAGGTGAATAA
- the tuf gene encoding elongation factor Tu: MGKAKFDRSKPHVNIGTIGHVDHGKTTLTAAITTVLSKVGGGEARGYDQIDAAPEERERGITISTAHVEYETETRHYAHVDCPGHADYVKNMITGAAQMDGGILVVSAADGPMPQTREHILLSRQVGVPYLVVFMNKCDMVDDEELLELVEMEVRDLLSEYDFPGDDIPVIKGSALKALEGAPEWEEKITELMAAVDEYIPTPTRDTDKPFMMPVEDVFSITGRGTVATGRVERGQVKVGDVIEIIGMTEEPKSTTVTGVEMFRKLLDYAEAGDNIGALLRGVAREDIQRGQVLAKPGSVKPHTKFTAEVYVLSKEEGGRHTPFFTNYRPQFYFRTTDVTGICNLPEGVEMVMPGDNIEMTVELIAPIAIEEGTKFSIREGGRTVGAGVVASIQE, encoded by the coding sequence ATGGGAAAAGCTAAATTCGATCGTTCTAAGCCACACGTTAACATTGGTACAATTGGTCACGTTGACCATGGTAAAACTACTCTAACAGCTGCTATCACTACTGTTCTTTCTAAAGTAGGTGGCGGTGAAGCACGCGGTTACGACCAAATCGACGCTGCTCCAGAAGAGCGCGAGCGTGGAATCACAATCTCAACTGCACACGTTGAGTACGAAACTGAAACTCGTCACTATGCACACGTTGACTGCCCAGGACACGCTGACTATGTTAAGAACATGATCACTGGTGCTGCGCAAATGGACGGCGGAATCCTTGTAGTATCTGCTGCTGATGGTCCAATGCCACAAACTCGTGAGCACATCCTTCTTTCTCGTCAGGTAGGCGTACCTTACCTTGTTGTATTCATGAACAAGTGTGACATGGTTGACGACGAAGAACTTCTTGAATTAGTAGAAATGGAAGTACGTGACCTTCTTTCTGAATACGACTTCCCTGGCGATGACATCCCAGTTATCAAAGGTTCTGCTCTTAAAGCTCTTGAAGGAGCTCCAGAATGGGAAGAAAAAATCACTGAGCTTATGGCTGCAGTTGATGAGTACATCCCAACACCAACTCGTGACACTGACAAGCCTTTCATGATGCCTGTTGAGGACGTATTCTCAATCACTGGCCGTGGAACAGTTGCTACTGGACGTGTTGAGCGTGGACAAGTTAAAGTCGGTGACGTAATCGAAATCATCGGTATGACTGAAGAGCCAAAATCTACAACTGTAACAGGTGTTGAAATGTTCCGTAAGCTTCTTGACTATGCAGAAGCTGGAGACAACATCGGTGCACTTCTTCGTGGGGTAGCTCGTGAAGATATCCAACGTGGTCAAGTACTTGCTAAGCCAGGTTCTGTTAAGCCACACACAAAGTTCACTGCTGAAGTATACGTTCTTTCAAAAGAAGAAGGTGGACGTCACACTCCATTCTTCACAAACTACCGTCCACAGTTCTACTTCCGTACAACTGATGTAACTGGTATTTGTAACCTTCCTGAAGGCGTAGAAATGGTTATGCCTGGTGATAACATCGAAATGACTGTTGAACTAATCGCTCCAATCGCTATCGAAGAAGGAACTAAGTTCTCAATTCGTGAAGGCGGCCGTACTGTAGGCGCTGGCGTTGTAGCTTCAATTCAAGAGTAA
- the rpsJ gene encoding 30S ribosomal protein S10 — translation MAKQKIRIRLKAYDHRILDQSAEKIVETAKRSGAAVSGPIPLPTEKSIYTILRAVHKYKDSREQFEMRTHKRLIDIINPTPQTVDSLMRLDLPSGVDIEIKL, via the coding sequence ATGGCAAAACAAAAAATTCGTATCCGTTTGAAAGCTTATGATCACAGGATTCTTGATCAATCTGCAGAGAAAATTGTTGAAACTGCGAAACGTTCTGGTGCGGCGGTGTCTGGTCCAATCCCACTACCTACAGAAAAGTCAATTTACACAATTCTTCGTGCGGTGCATAAGTACAAGGATTCACGTGAGCAGTTCGAAATGCGTACGCATAAGCGTCTGATTGATATCATCAATCCGACTCCGCAAACGGTCGATTCACTAATGCGTTTAGACCTGCCATCAGGTGTAGATATCGAAATCAAACTTTAA
- the rplC gene encoding 50S ribosomal protein L3, with protein MTKGILGRKIGMTQVFAENGDLIPVTVVEASPNVVLQVKSAETDGYEAIQLGFEDKREKLSNKPEKGHVSKANTAPKRFVKEFNGVDVAGYEVGQEVKVDIFAEGDIVDVTGISKGKGFQGAIKRHGQSRGPMAHGSRYHRRPGSMGPVAPNRVFKGKLLPGRMGGEQITVQNLQIVKVDAERNLLLIKGNVPGARKALLKIKGAVKAK; from the coding sequence ATGACCAAAGGAATCTTAGGAAGAAAGATCGGTATGACTCAAGTATTTGCTGAAAACGGCGACCTTATCCCGGTTACTGTTGTAGAAGCTTCTCCAAACGTAGTGCTTCAAGTGAAATCTGCTGAGACAGATGGCTACGAAGCAATCCAGCTTGGCTTTGAAGACAAGCGCGAAAAGCTTTCTAACAAACCAGAAAAAGGCCACGTTTCAAAAGCAAACACTGCTCCTAAGCGCTTCGTAAAAGAATTCAACGGAGTCGATGTAGCAGGATATGAAGTTGGTCAGGAAGTCAAAGTTGATATTTTCGCAGAAGGCGATATCGTAGATGTTACAGGAATCTCAAAGGGTAAAGGTTTCCAAGGTGCTATCAAGCGTCACGGACAATCTCGCGGACCAATGGCTCACGGTTCTCGTTACCACCGCCGCCCTGGTTCAATGGGTCCTGTTGCTCCAAACCGCGTATTCAAAGGTAAACTTCTACCTGGACGCATGGGTGGAGAGCAGATCACTGTTCAAAACCTGCAAATCGTTAAAGTTGACGCAGAGCGTAACCTTCTTCTTATCAAAGGAAACGTTCCTGGTGCTAGAAAAGCCCTTCTAAAAATCAAAGGTGCTGTAAAAGCTAAGTAA